One region of Marivirga arenosa genomic DNA includes:
- a CDS encoding outer membrane beta-barrel protein yields the protein MKKLFVITIILFTTVISMHAQNMQEKNTFGPRPNLKGDLTLSFGLNMLYNNDVEALNLRTFGNNDFKIGYMYPIQISNSNFSFNAGINLSFDKYAFDGDSTTLAIVSGSDELRNVRLQSIGTDIVGENSIVEKSKFETNYVNIPIEFRYYLNKDKVDNGGFFVAAGGSIGYLINGKTKIVYNQNEQTKKIKRKENFELNQFRYGAHIKVGISGFGAYFQYDFSELFNPGRGPLNNAEEPIATQATPFRFGLSFNLF from the coding sequence ATGAAAAAACTATTCGTAATTACGATCATATTATTCACTACAGTAATAAGTATGCATGCACAAAACATGCAAGAAAAAAATACATTTGGACCAAGGCCTAATTTAAAAGGAGATCTTACCTTATCCTTTGGTTTAAATATGTTATACAATAATGATGTTGAAGCATTAAATCTCCGCACTTTTGGAAATAATGATTTTAAAATTGGATATATGTATCCGATTCAAATTTCTAATTCCAATTTCAGCTTTAATGCAGGGATTAACTTATCATTTGATAAATATGCATTTGATGGGGATTCCACTACTTTAGCCATAGTGTCAGGGAGTGATGAACTAAGAAACGTACGTTTACAAAGTATTGGGACTGATATTGTAGGTGAAAATAGTATAGTTGAGAAGTCTAAGTTTGAGACTAATTATGTGAACATTCCGATTGAATTTAGATACTATTTGAATAAAGATAAGGTGGATAATGGTGGGTTTTTCGTTGCCGCAGGAGGTAGTATAGGGTATTTAATTAATGGTAAAACAAAGATAGTTTACAACCAAAACGAGCAGACAAAAAAAATTAAGCGAAAAGAAAATTTCGAGTTAAATCAATTTCGTTATGGTGCTCATATAAAAGTTGGAATTTCTGGTTTTGGTGCCTATTTCCAATATGATTTCTCAGAACTTTTTAATCCTGGAAGAGGGCCATTAAATAATGCTGAAGAACCTATTGCAACACAGGCAACTCCATTCAGATTTGGTTTAAGTTTCAACTTATTTTAA
- a CDS encoding S8 family serine peptidase: MLKQAFFKNIFLLIPLFLFSIEIFSQQKYWLEYKAELKDVPEIELEKLKAELKNKYQEDLSFHYESKWHPVISIETTHEIATELSDYEWINSITSQIELVPTSLISTNSSELSYALEQIQAHYLMDSMKLSGKGVNIGIIDGGFMDADKEPSLLHLVENDQIKFFKDFLLAGNNNPFYGKRLAQDDHGTQVLKMIAGSNDNTIIRYGMAKNASIYLARTDHGIRERRLEEDYWIEAIELFHEMDIKLVNSSLGYTDGYDKRKENHSVNEVNGKSSMITKTAQMAAEKGMLIVSAAGNDGHNKWKIISLPSDAKDVLTVGATRFDDWSRIYYSSVGPEKLEYVKPDVACFAANGTSFSAPVITGLAACIWEYDSTLSNYEVMEIIKNSAHLNEVPNNYLGYGVPNGKKIHKTLLNKGLDNLSSKLIKVEVSENDYTIQIPDGIKEIVIYHKSSDKNVKEELTVSIESEQKFLIIEKEADIKYSTIVAQDRWLTEIMWK; encoded by the coding sequence ATGCTTAAACAGGCTTTTTTCAAGAATATCTTCCTATTAATCCCTTTATTTCTGTTTTCAATTGAAATTTTCTCACAACAGAAATATTGGTTAGAATATAAGGCTGAATTAAAAGATGTTCCGGAAATAGAATTAGAAAAATTAAAAGCTGAGTTAAAAAATAAATATCAGGAAGATCTTAGTTTTCACTACGAGTCTAAATGGCATCCTGTTATTAGCATCGAGACTACCCATGAAATTGCCACCGAATTATCTGATTATGAATGGATTAATTCCATCACATCACAAATAGAATTGGTACCCACCTCTCTCATATCTACTAATAGTAGTGAGTTGTCCTATGCCTTGGAACAAATCCAAGCTCATTATCTTATGGACAGTATGAAACTTAGCGGCAAAGGCGTTAATATTGGAATTATAGATGGTGGTTTTATGGATGCAGATAAAGAACCATCCCTCCTTCATTTAGTTGAAAACGACCAAATAAAGTTTTTTAAAGATTTTCTTTTAGCTGGAAATAATAATCCATTTTACGGTAAACGTTTAGCACAAGATGACCACGGAACGCAAGTTTTAAAAATGATTGCCGGCTCAAATGATAATACCATCATTCGATACGGAATGGCTAAAAATGCGAGTATTTATCTTGCACGAACTGATCATGGAATACGAGAAAGAAGATTAGAAGAAGATTATTGGATTGAAGCAATTGAATTATTTCACGAAATGGATATCAAACTGGTGAATTCCTCTCTAGGCTATACAGATGGCTATGATAAAAGAAAGGAAAATCATTCCGTAAATGAAGTGAATGGTAAAAGTAGTATGATAACGAAAACCGCTCAGATGGCTGCAGAAAAAGGAATGCTGATTGTTAGTGCAGCAGGTAATGACGGTCATAATAAATGGAAAATCATATCCTTGCCATCTGATGCAAAAGATGTTTTAACAGTTGGAGCTACTCGTTTTGATGATTGGTCTAGAATATATTACTCATCTGTTGGCCCTGAAAAGCTGGAATATGTTAAACCTGATGTAGCTTGTTTTGCTGCTAATGGAACATCATTTTCAGCTCCAGTTATAACGGGTTTGGCTGCATGTATTTGGGAATACGATTCAACTTTAAGCAATTACGAAGTTATGGAAATCATCAAGAATAGTGCTCATTTAAATGAAGTACCTAATAACTATTTGGGGTATGGAGTCCCTAATGGTAAGAAGATACATAAAACCCTATTAAATAAAGGTTTAGACAATCTTAGTTCTAAATTGATTAAGGTAGAAGTTTCAGAAAATGATTATACCATTCAAATTCCTGATGGAATTAAAGAAATTGTGATATATCATAAAAGCTCTGATAAAAATGTGAAGGAAGAACTTACTGTTTCGATAGAATCAGAACAGAAATTTTTAATTATTGAGAAAGAAGCAGATATAAAATATTCTACAATTGTGGCACAAGATAGATGGCTGACAGAGATCATGTGGAAATAA
- a CDS encoding aminopeptidase P family protein: MRYKTLDSSLYIKNRKNFMKQMPARSLAVFNANDVMPLNADGTMTFWQNSDLFYLSGIDQEETKLVLFPDFDNDSWREILFVTETNEHIAVWEGHKYTKEEATAASGIQTVMWLSQFETVFNTLMAEAEQVFINTNEHIRNASPVETRDMRFIKWCQVRYPAHQYRKAAPILYDLRAIKDPLEITQMERACKITEDAFRRSLKFVKPGVKEYEVEAEVLHEFVRQGSKGFAYTPIVASGANACVLHYIENKDVCKDGELLLMDVGAEYGNYNADMTRAIPVNGRYTQRQKDVYNAVLRVMKECYKILRPGNRIPEYHKEVGKLMESELLGLGLLDKTDIKNQDPNNPAYKKYFMHGTSHHIGLDVHDVGNIYREFEPGMVFTIEPGIYIQNEGLGIRLENDVVITKDGHHDMMANIPIEIEEIEEIMNS, encoded by the coding sequence ATGAGATACAAAACTTTAGACTCGTCTCTTTATATCAAAAACCGCAAGAACTTCATGAAGCAAATGCCAGCACGTTCATTAGCTGTATTCAATGCTAATGATGTGATGCCCTTAAATGCTGATGGTACTATGACCTTCTGGCAAAATAGTGATTTGTTTTATTTGAGCGGAATTGATCAGGAAGAAACTAAATTGGTTTTATTCCCTGATTTTGATAATGATAGCTGGAGAGAGATATTGTTTGTTACCGAAACCAATGAGCATATTGCGGTTTGGGAAGGACATAAATACACCAAAGAAGAAGCTACTGCTGCCTCTGGAATCCAAACCGTAATGTGGCTTTCACAATTCGAGACTGTTTTTAATACGTTAATGGCGGAAGCTGAGCAAGTTTTTATCAATACGAATGAACATATAAGAAATGCTTCTCCAGTGGAAACTCGTGATATGAGATTTATAAAGTGGTGTCAGGTAAGATACCCTGCTCATCAATACAGAAAGGCAGCTCCAATATTATACGATCTAAGAGCTATTAAAGATCCACTCGAGATAACTCAGATGGAACGTGCTTGCAAAATTACGGAGGATGCGTTTAGAAGATCCTTGAAATTTGTAAAGCCTGGAGTGAAAGAATATGAAGTGGAAGCGGAAGTTTTACATGAGTTTGTAAGGCAAGGATCTAAAGGCTTTGCTTATACGCCAATAGTTGCTTCTGGAGCTAATGCTTGTGTATTACACTATATTGAAAATAAAGATGTTTGCAAAGATGGAGAGCTATTATTAATGGATGTAGGAGCCGAATATGGTAATTATAATGCAGATATGACAAGAGCTATTCCTGTAAATGGCAGATATACGCAAAGACAAAAAGATGTTTATAATGCTGTTTTGAGGGTAATGAAGGAGTGCTATAAGATTCTAAGACCGGGTAATAGAATTCCAGAGTATCATAAAGAAGTCGGGAAATTAATGGAGAGCGAATTATTGGGACTTGGTCTGTTAGATAAAACTGATATCAAGAACCAGGATCCAAATAATCCTGCTTACAAGAAATACTTCATGCATGGAACTTCACACCATATTGGTTTAGATGTACATGATGTAGGAAATATCTATAGAGAATTTGAACCTGGAATGGTATTCACGATTGAGCCAGGTATATACATACAAAATGAAGGATTAGGTATTCGTTTGGAAAATGATGTAGTGATTACTAAAGATGGTCATCATGATATGATGGCAAACATTCCAATTGAAATTGAGGAGATAGAAGAAATCATGAATAGTTAA
- a CDS encoding cyclase family protein, producing the protein MPEIIDLSQEIYEGMPVFKDLPQVKMEIHNSHEEWAGIKNPEKRTPAVHKLELGEHTGTHVDAINHMGKEYEGQSIDIMPLSMFYTEGICLDFSHKNLNELIEIEDFKAAYTKDKIEIKEKDTVLIYTDHYRKYFNTSDWPFGPGISSDCARWLGAQKISAFGVETMAPGVRKVSNKEVHQICGELGFTHYENMVNLHQLIGRGRFRFIAFPLKIRGGTGSPVRAVAVFE; encoded by the coding sequence ATGCCAGAAATCATTGACTTAAGTCAAGAAATATACGAAGGAATGCCTGTATTTAAGGATTTACCACAGGTAAAAATGGAAATTCATAATTCTCATGAAGAATGGGCTGGTATTAAAAACCCTGAGAAAAGAACCCCTGCAGTTCATAAACTAGAATTAGGTGAACATACAGGCACTCATGTAGATGCTATTAATCATATGGGAAAAGAATATGAAGGCCAATCCATTGACATCATGCCTTTATCCATGTTTTACACAGAAGGCATTTGTCTGGATTTTTCCCACAAAAACCTTAATGAACTAATAGAGATTGAAGATTTCAAAGCAGCTTACACCAAGGATAAAATTGAAATAAAGGAAAAAGACACCGTACTTATTTACACAGACCATTACAGGAAATATTTTAATACATCCGACTGGCCATTTGGACCAGGTATATCTTCAGATTGTGCTCGTTGGTTAGGTGCACAGAAAATCTCTGCTTTTGGTGTTGAAACAATGGCACCTGGAGTAAGAAAAGTCTCTAATAAAGAGGTACATCAAATCTGCGGAGAGTTAGGATTTACACATTATGAGAATATGGTCAATCTTCACCAATTAATTGGCAGAGGAAGATTTCGTTTTATTGCTTTCCCTTTAAAGATTAGGGGCGGAACAGGTTCTCCTGTTAGAGCCGTGGCTGTATTTGAATAA
- a CDS encoding alpha/beta hydrolase family protein, whose translation MKKFILLFLLPLNLMAIDPDPKYILTPDSIGWEYEQLVLNTPDGNDLNTWIYAPNPENEKDEVLILAYPDAGNMSYFVYHASVLANLGYTVITFDYRGFGKSSDFEIKSDHLFQTEFSIDLKTVVQFAANRFENKNIGIWAWSMGTMVTTYSWPTIKDTVDFLIFDAFVMNPENHIERLKSLKGKQTYSPIDDQTYLDRRNKIAIPILLFAGKNDDLTTAEDARKYAAKFGKDAIISLYDGGHLMGFQHNIKEMGFGGWYSDRILRFLENLN comes from the coding sequence ATGAAAAAATTCATCCTACTGTTTTTACTACCACTAAATCTAATGGCAATTGACCCAGATCCAAAATATATACTCACGCCAGATTCAATTGGCTGGGAGTACGAACAATTAGTGCTTAATACCCCAGATGGCAATGATTTAAATACTTGGATTTATGCTCCTAATCCTGAAAATGAAAAAGATGAAGTTTTGATTCTTGCTTATCCGGATGCTGGCAATATGTCCTATTTTGTTTATCATGCTTCTGTATTGGCTAATTTAGGATATACAGTGATTACATTTGATTACAGAGGATTCGGGAAAAGCTCAGATTTTGAAATAAAGTCTGATCATTTATTTCAAACCGAATTTTCAATTGATCTAAAAACTGTTGTTCAGTTTGCTGCTAATAGGTTTGAAAATAAAAATATTGGCATTTGGGCTTGGTCAATGGGCACCATGGTCACTACCTATTCATGGCCAACTATTAAAGATACAGTAGATTTCTTAATTTTTGATGCTTTTGTTATGAATCCCGAAAATCATATTGAAAGATTGAAATCTTTAAAAGGGAAGCAAACTTATTCTCCGATAGATGATCAAACCTACCTTGATAGAAGAAATAAAATTGCTATTCCTATCTTACTTTTTGCCGGTAAAAATGATGATCTAACTACAGCAGAAGACGCTAGAAAATATGCCGCTAAATTTGGTAAAGATGCTATAATCTCCTTATATGATGGAGGCCATCTGATGGGGTTTCAGCACAATATTAAAGAAATGGGGTTTGGGGGCTGGTATTCTGATCGTATTCTGAGGTTCTTGGAAAATTTAAACTGA
- a CDS encoding DinB family protein → MIWLKDVIKDLKEIETITTEEFQNLSEEELIWKPAPDKWSIAECLQHIIIANTIYNKDINKRLQTAEVKTIEYPIKFSITGKLFLYAVDPKYKWKVPAPKIFKPIKDNKVLNGTETVKYFLKLQEEIIETAKKGCAYDHQHVHTYSPLSKLLKFNVGEQLYIMMRHTKRHINQALNVKTKLHKTAA, encoded by the coding sequence ATGATTTGGCTAAAAGATGTAATAAAAGACCTGAAAGAAATTGAGACTATTACCACAGAGGAGTTTCAAAACTTAAGCGAGGAAGAATTGATATGGAAACCTGCACCAGATAAATGGTCGATAGCGGAATGTTTACAACATATCATAATCGCAAATACAATTTACAATAAGGATATAAATAAGCGACTTCAAACGGCTGAAGTAAAGACAATAGAGTATCCTATTAAATTTTCAATAACAGGTAAGCTCTTTTTATATGCAGTGGATCCTAAATACAAATGGAAAGTGCCTGCCCCTAAAATCTTTAAGCCCATAAAAGACAATAAAGTATTAAATGGAACAGAAACCGTTAAATATTTTCTAAAATTGCAAGAAGAGATAATTGAAACGGCTAAAAAAGGCTGTGCTTATGATCATCAGCACGTCCACACTTATAGTCCTTTGAGTAAATTGCTTAAATTTAATGTTGGTGAGCAATTGTATATTATGATGCGCCATACAAAAAGACATATCAATCAGGCACTTAATGTTAAAACAAAACTTCATAAAACAGCAGCATAA
- a CDS encoding RidA family protein — MDDSIRNSDRAPLPVGLYPHARKVGNLLFLSGVGPRKKDSKDIPGVELNQQGEIVSYDIEKQCRSVFENVRMILEDCGSSWEALVDVQVFLTNMKDDFKIFNKVYAEYFKDIQPCRTTIEINALPTPIAIELKCVAEL, encoded by the coding sequence ATGGATGATAGTATTAGAAATTCTGACCGTGCACCATTACCGGTAGGCTTATATCCCCATGCTCGAAAAGTGGGTAACTTATTATTTCTTTCAGGTGTAGGGCCTAGAAAGAAAGATAGTAAGGATATCCCTGGTGTTGAATTAAACCAGCAGGGTGAAATTGTATCTTATGATATTGAAAAGCAATGTCGGTCTGTATTCGAAAATGTGCGTATGATATTGGAAGACTGCGGAAGTAGTTGGGAAGCTTTGGTGGATGTCCAGGTTTTTCTAACCAATATGAAAGATGATTTTAAAATTTTCAATAAAGTATATGCAGAATATTTTAAGGATATTCAACCATGCAGAACTACCATAGAAATTAATGCATTACCAACACCCATAGCCATTGAATTAAAATGCGTGGCTGAGTTATAA